The proteins below come from a single Corylus avellana chromosome ca3, CavTom2PMs-1.0 genomic window:
- the LOC132176585 gene encoding uncharacterized protein At4g26485-like isoform X2, with protein sequence MGVCNEEKWIEHYSNSHKILLVGEGNFSFAVCLAKAFDTAENMIATSVDSKEVWKNAYSNAKANLKELKKRTCTVLYHVDAHSMYRHPRLRSKLFDRIVFNFPHAGFIGSESEKRQIELHRTLVRGFLSNANHMLTENGEVHITHKTTHPFSKWEIVELAEEIGLRLVEKVPFERWFYPGYMNKRGSGAKINRTFRVGECSTFKFSH encoded by the exons atgggTGTGTGTAATGAAGAAAAATGGATAGAGCATTATAGCAACTCTCATAAAATACTGCTTGTGGGTGAGGGAAATTTCTCTTTTGCTGTATGCTTAGCAAAAGCATTTGACACTGCTGAGAACATGATTGCCACCTCTGTTGATTCCAAAG AGGTATGGAAGAATGCGTATTCGAATGCCAAAGCCAATTTGAAAGAACTGAAGAAGCGGACATGCACTGTTTTATATCACGTGGATGCCCATTCTATGTACCGACACCCTCGCCTTCGTTCGAAATTGTTCGACAGGATAGTCTTCAATTTCCCTCATGCTGGTTTCATTGGTTCGGAAAGTGAGAAGCGCCAAATTGA acttCACCGGACGTTGGTTAGGGGTTTCTTGAGCAATGCAAATCACATGCTGACAGAGAATGGAGAAGTTCACATTACCCACAAGACAACTCACCCTTTCAGTAAGTGGGAGATAGTGGAGTTGGCAGAGGAGATTGGGCTGCGTTTGGTTGAGAAAGTGCCATTTGAAAGATGGTTCTATCCAGGTTACATGAATAAGAGAGGATCTGGGGCTAAAATCAACCGGACATTCCGTGTAGGAGAATGCAGTACTTTCAAATTCTCCCATtaa
- the LOC132176585 gene encoding uncharacterized protein At4g26485-like isoform X1, translating to MGVCNEEKWIEHYSNSHKILLVGEGNFSFAVCLAKAFDTAENMIATSVDSKGIIILSQHSFIYICFCPPYNVGLVSNWDLFDMYAKEVWKNAYSNAKANLKELKKRTCTVLYHVDAHSMYRHPRLRSKLFDRIVFNFPHAGFIGSESEKRQIELHRTLVRGFLSNANHMLTENGEVHITHKTTHPFSKWEIVELAEEIGLRLVEKVPFERWFYPGYMNKRGSGAKINRTFRVGECSTFKFSH from the exons atgggTGTGTGTAATGAAGAAAAATGGATAGAGCATTATAGCAACTCTCATAAAATACTGCTTGTGGGTGAGGGAAATTTCTCTTTTGCTGTATGCTTAGCAAAAGCATTTGACACTGCTGAGAACATGATTGCCACCTCTGTTGATTCCAAAGGTATCATCATCCTGTCACAGCATTCTTTCATTTACATTTGTTTCTGTCCTCCTTATAATGTTGGACTTGTTTCTAACTGGGATCTGTTCGACATGTATGCCAAAGAGGTATGGAAGAATGCGTATTCGAATGCCAAAGCCAATTTGAAAGAACTGAAGAAGCGGACATGCACTGTTTTATATCACGTGGATGCCCATTCTATGTACCGACACCCTCGCCTTCGTTCGAAATTGTTCGACAGGATAGTCTTCAATTTCCCTCATGCTGGTTTCATTGGTTCGGAAAGTGAGAAGCGCCAAATTGA acttCACCGGACGTTGGTTAGGGGTTTCTTGAGCAATGCAAATCACATGCTGACAGAGAATGGAGAAGTTCACATTACCCACAAGACAACTCACCCTTTCAGTAAGTGGGAGATAGTGGAGTTGGCAGAGGAGATTGGGCTGCGTTTGGTTGAGAAAGTGCCATTTGAAAGATGGTTCTATCCAGGTTACATGAATAAGAGAGGATCTGGGGCTAAAATCAACCGGACATTCCGTGTAGGAGAATGCAGTACTTTCAAATTCTCCCATtaa